A region of Anticarsia gemmatalis isolate Benzon Research Colony breed Stoneville strain chromosome 18, ilAntGemm2 primary, whole genome shotgun sequence DNA encodes the following proteins:
- the LOC142980478 gene encoding trypsin, alkaline C-like, translated as MRVCVVLALCFAAVLALPSNRPIVRIVGGSETNIANYPSIVPLLESWGSGVFSHFCGGTIMNQRTILSAAHCFGRNDPRIFRIRAGSSMANSGGTLYNINSVLIHPNYNGVFDIDIALLRTSSLIVYSNVVQRGSIAGPNYPLGDNENVWAAGWGAIASGGPWSNVLRHVQLRTVNHEVCRRSYPGTLTNNMLCAGWVGGGRDSCQGDSGGPLYHNGVVVGVTSFGNGCGLPNVPGVYASVPRVARWIEDNA; from the exons ATGCGTGTGTGCGTAGTATTGGCTTTGTGCTTTGCGGCTGTCTTAG CTCTTCCCTCCAACCGGCCCATTGTGCGTATAGTGGGAGGTTCAGAAACCAACATAGCCAACTATCCCAGCATAGTTCCCCTCCTTGAATCATGGGGCTCTGGAGTTTTCAGCCATTTCTGCGGTGGCACCATCATGAATCAACGAACTATACTTTCTGCTGCCCATTGTTTCGG GCGAAATGATCCCAGAATATTTCGTATCCGCGCTGGTTCCTCCATGGCCAACAGTGGAGGTACTCTGTACAACATCAACAGCGTACTCATTCACCCCAACTATAACGGCGTGTTTGACATCGACATCGCTTTGTTGCGCACTTCCAGTCTCATCGTGTACAGCAACGTCGTACAACGAGGATCTATCGCTGGTCCTAACTATCCGCTGGGAGATAATGAAAATGTCTGGGCTGCTGGGTGGGGTGCTATTGCT TCCGGGGGTCCATGGTCGAACGTTCTACGCCATGTACAATTAAGGACAGTGAACCATGAAGTATGCCGAAGAAGTTATCCTGGGACCCTCACCAACAATATGCTGTGCGCGGGCTGGGTTGGCGGCGGCCGTGATTCATGCCAGGGTGACTCCGGAGGACCTCTCTATCACAACGGCGTCGTAGTCGGAGTCACTTCTTTCGGAAACGGCTGTGGTCTCCCTAACGTCCCCGGTGTTTATGCCAGCGTTCCACGCGTCGCTCGATGGATTGAAGATAATGCGTAG
- the LOC142980485 gene encoding trypsin, alkaline C-like, protein MRVLLLVALYITAVSAVPSSQRIVGGSITSINNYPTIIAVLQSVNNNFIQICGGSILNQRSVLSAAHCFNPRAPSSYRLRAGSTTASTGGVVLGISTIFNHPNYIGLDSDISVLRTASPIVYSNVIQPASIAGPNYSLGDNEEVWAAGWGAIVAQGPWSEELRHVQVWTINQDICRQRVAVLTDNMLCAGWLNVGGRDTCSGDSGGPLYHRGVVVGVTSFGYGCADPWSPGVYVRVSRFTPWVQDHA, encoded by the exons ATGCGTGTGCTCTTATTGGTGGCTTTGTACATTACGGCTGTCTCag CCGTACCTAGTTCTCAACGCATTGTGGGAGGTTCTATCACCAGTATTAACAACTACCCTACGATTATTGCCGTCCTGCAATCGgtcaataacaattttattcaaatctgcGGTGGAAGCATCTTGAATCAAAGATCCGTCCTTTCCGCCGCTCACTGTTTTAA CCCAAGAGCTCCCAGTTCATACCGTCTTCGTGCTGGCTCCACAACAGCCAGCACTGGAGGTGTAGTCCTAGGAATAAGCACTATCTTCAATCACCCGAATTATATCGGTTTGGACAGTGACATCTCTGTATTGCGCACTGCCAGCCCCATTGTGTACAGCAACGTCATACAACCAGCTTCTATAGCTGGTCCTAACTATTCGCTGGGAGACAATGAAGAAGTCTGGGCTGCTGGATGGGGTGCTATTGTT GCTCAAGGACCTTGGTCCGAGGAACTACGTCACGTACAAGTTTGGACAATCAATCAAGACATATGCCGTCAACGAGTTGCTGTTCTGACTGATAACATGCTGTGCGCTGGCTGGCTTAATGTAGGTGGTCGTGACACATGCTCGGGTGACTCCGGAGGTCCTCTCTATCACCGTGGTGTCGTTGTTGGAGTCACTTCCTTCGGTTATGGATGTGCTGACCCTTGGTCCCCTGGGGTCTATGTAAGAGTCTCACGCTTTACGCCATGGGTTCAAGATCAtgcttaa
- the LOC142980477 gene encoding trypsin, alkaline C-like, which yields MRFFIVLALCCAAVSAVPRIIGGSVTTVDKYPSIVAVLQSVNHNFVQTCAGSILTRRSILSAARCFMPANVSRYRIRAGSSQANSGGTVYSLSEIFNHPNYNGLDSDISVSRVDGEIIFSNVVRVAPRAGPNYMVRDNEQVWAAGWGAFSLQNLATHSEDLRHVQMWSINQDVCRERIDFLTDNMLCAGWLDVGGRDTCSGDMGGPLFDRHGVLVGVTSYGNRCADPRYPGVYVRVTSFTSWITARVQSFAEI from the exons ATGCGCTTTTTCATAGTGTTAGCTTTGTGCTGTGCGGCTGTCTCAG CCGTTCCTCGGATTATTGGAGGTTCTGTCACCACCGTTGACAAGTACCCTTCTATAGTTGCCGTCCTACAATCCGTCAACCACAATTTTGTTCAAACCTGTGCTGGAAGTATCTTAACCCGAAGATCTATTCTATCAGCTGCTCGCTGCTTTAT GCCAGCGAATGTTAGTCGTTATCGTATCCGCGCTGGCTCCTCACAGGCCAACAGTGGAGGTACCGTCTACAGTCTTAGCGAGATCTTCAATCACCCCAATTACAATGGCCTAGACAGTGACATCTCTGTATCGCGTGTTGATGGCGAGATAATATTCAGTAACGTCGTGAGAGTAGCTCCTAGAGCTGGTCCAAATTATATGGTGAGGGATAATGAGCAAGTTTGGGCAGCTGGATGGGGTGCTTTTtct TTGCAGAACCTAGCAACTCATTCTGAAGACCTACGTCACGTGCAAATGTGGTCTATCAATCAAGACGTTTGTCGTGAGCGCATTGATTTCCTAACCGACAATATGCTGTGCGCGGGCTGGCTCGATGTCGGTGGTCGGGACACTTGCTCGGGGGACATGGGAGGTCCTCTGTTCGACCGTCATGGCGTCCTCGTTGGAGTCACTTCCTACGGTAACAGATGTGCTGACCCGCGGTACCCTGGGGTCTATGTAAGGGTCACAAGCTTCACGTCTTGGATCACTGCTCGTGTGCAAAGTTTtgcagaaatataa
- the LOC142980487 gene encoding trypsin, alkaline C-like: MAGSGGDVYSIGLVIRHRYSNRFDNDVAVLRIASPIVYSNVVQPARIAGPNYPVGDNEEVWVAGWGATVVLGAHSKELRHVQIWTVNQDVCAERIEALTDNMLCAGWLDVGGRDACTGDTGGPLYDSHGVTIGISSFGVGCADPEFPGVYVRVSRYTSWIQDHA; encoded by the exons ATGGCCGGCAGCGGAGGTGACGTGTACAGTATCGGCCTCGTCATCAGGCACCGCTACAGTAATCGTTTCGACAATGACGTCGCCGTATTGCGCATTGCCAGTCCTATTGTGTACAGCAACGTAGTACAACCAGCTCGCATCGCTGGTCCCAATTATCCGGTGGGAGACAATGAAGAAGTGTGGGTGGCTGGGTGGGGTGCTACTGTC GTCTTAGGTGCTCATTCTAAGGAACTACGTCACGTTCAAATTTGGACCGTCAATCAAGATGTATGCGCTGAGCGTATTGAAGCTCTCACAGACAATATGCTGTGCGCTGGCTGGCTCGATGTTGGTGGTCGTGACGCATGTACAGGCGACACTGGAGGTCCGCTCTATGACAGTCACGGCGTCACCATTGGAATCTCTTCCTTCGGTGTTGGATGTGCTGACCCTGAATTCCCAGGTGTCTATGTCAGGGTTTCGCGTTATACCTCGTGGATTCAAGATCATGCATAG
- the LOC142980486 gene encoding trypsin, alkaline C-like: protein MRLFIVLTLCYTAVAAVPSTPRIVGGSVTSIENYPSIVAVLQSFNNVFEHICGGSIINQRSILTAAHCLIPRTVERFRIRAGSTTSNSGGTVYILSNIFNHPDYGNMDNDISVLRTASLIVYSNVVQRATISGPNYPLGDNEEVWAAGWGATSHQGPWSEELRHVQVWTVNQARCRLRLGVTDNMLCAGWLNVGGRDTCSGDSGGPLYHHGVVVGVTSFGILCADPRYPGVYARVSRFSEWIEGQA from the exons ATGCGTTTGTTCATAGTGTTGACTTTGTGCTATACGGCTGTAGCAG CTGTACCCAGTACTCCGCGGATTGTGGGAGGTTCCGTAACCAGCATTGAAAACTATCCTTCTATAGTTGCTGTCCTACAATCTTTCAACAACGTCTTTGAACATATCTGTGGCGGGAGCATCATAAATCAAAGATCTATCCTTACCGCCGCTCATTGTTTGAT ACCAAGAACTGTTGAGCGTTTTCGTATCCGCGCTGGTTCCACAACATCCAACAGTGGAGGTACCGTCTACATTCTGAGCAACATCTTCAATCATCCCGACTATGGTAACATGGACAATGACATCTCTGTATTGCGCACTGCCAGCCTGATTGTGTACAGTAACGTTGTACAACGAGCTACTATATCAGGTCCCAACTATCCGCTGGGAGACAATGAAGAAGTCTGGGCTGCTGGATGGGGTGCTACGTCT CACCAAGGACCTTGGTCGGAGGAACTACGTCACGTTCAAGTCTGGACAGTCAACCAAGCAAGATGTCGTCTGCGTCTAGGTGTTACCGATAACATGCTGTGCGCTGGCTGGCTTAATGTAGGTGGTCGTGACACATGCTCGGGTGACTCCGGAGGTCCTCTCTATCACCATGGTGTGGTCGTTGGAGTCACTTCCTTCGGGATTCTATGTGCTGACCCTCGATACCCTGGTGTGTACGCTAGGGTCTCGCGATTTTCCGAATGGATTGAAGGTCAAGCGTAG
- the LOC142980781 gene encoding transmembrane protease serine 9-like, whose product MRVLLLVALFVAAASAVPSSQRIVGGSITTINNYPTIIAVLQSINNNFIHGCGGSILNQRSVLSAAHCFDPRAPSSYRLRAGSTTASTGGVVLGISTIFNHPNYVSLDSDISVLRTASPIVYSNVIQPASIAGPNYSLGDNEEVWAAGWGAIAAQGPWSEELRHVQIWTINQDICRQRVAVLTDNMLCAGWLNVGGRDTCSGDSGGPLYHRGVVVGVTSFGYGCADPWSPGVYVRVSRFTSWVQEHSLDDIVALRSKRKMRVLLLVALYVAAVSAVPSSQRIVGGSITSINNYPTIIAVLQSVNNNFIQICGGSILNQRSVLSAAHCFNPRAPSLYRLRAGSTTASTGGVVLGISTIFNHPNYIGLDSDISVLRTASPIVYSNVIQPASIAGPNYSLGDNEEVWAAGWGAIVAQGPWSEELRHVQIWTINQDICRQRVAVLTDNMLCAGWLNVGGRDTCSGDSGGPLYHRGVVVGVTSFGYGCADPWSPGVYVRVSRFTSWVQEHA is encoded by the exons ATGCGTGTGCTCTTATTGGTGGCTTTGTTCGTTGCGGCTGCCTCag CCGTACCCAGTTCTCAACGCATTGTGGGAGGTTCTATCACTACTATTAACAACTACCCTACGATAATTGCCGTCCTGCAATCgatcaataacaattttattcatgGCTGCGGTGGAAGCATCTTGAATCAAAGATCTGTCCTTTCTGCCGCTCACTGTTTTGA CCCAAGAGCTCCCAGTTCATACCGTCTTCGTGCTGGCTCCACAACGGCCAGCACCGGAGGTGTCGTCCTAGGAATAAGCACCATCTTCAATCACCCGAACTATGTCAGTTTGGACAGTGACATCTCTGTATTGCGCACTGCCAGCCCCATTGTGTACAGCAACGTCATACAACCAGCTTCTATAGCTGGTCCTAACTATTCGCTGGGAGACAATGAAGAAGTCTGGGCTGCTGGGTGGGGTGCTATTGCT GCTCAAGGACCTTGGTCCGAGGAACTACGTCACGTTCAAATTTGGACAATCAATCAAGACATATGCCGTCAACGAGTTGCTGTTCTGACTGATAACATGCTGTGCGCTGGCTGGCTTAATGTAGGTGGTCGTGACACGTGCTCGGGTGACTCCGGAGGTCCTCTCTATCACCGTGGTGTCGTTGTTGGAGTCACTTCCTTCGGTTATGGGTGTGCTGACCCTTGGTCCCCTGGGGTCTATGTAAGAGTCTCACGCTTTACGTCATGGGTTCAAGAACAt TCATTGGATGATATTGTTGCTCTCAGATCGAAGAGGAAAATGCGTGTGCTCTTATTGGTGGCTTTGTACGTTGCGGCTGTCTCAG CCGTACCTAGTTCTCAACGCATTGTGGGAGGTTCTATCACTAGTATTAACAACTACCCTACGATTATTGCCGTCCTGCAATCGgtcaataacaattttattcaaatctgcGGTGGAAGCATCTTGAATCAAAGATCCGTCCTTTCCGCCGCTCACTGTTTTAA CCCAAGAGCTCCCAGTTTATACCGTCTTCGTGCTGGCTCCACAACAGCGAGCACTGGAGGTGTAGTCCTAGGAATAAGCACTATCTTCAATCACCCGAATTATATCGGTTTGGACAGTGACATCTCTGTATTGCGCACTGCCAGCCCCATTGTGTACAGCAACGTCATACAACCAGCTTCTATAGCTGGTCCTAACTATTCGCTGGGAGACAATGAAGAAGTCTGGGCTGCTGGATGGGGTGCTATTGTT GCTCAAGGACCTTGGTCCGAGGAACTACGTCACGTTCAAATTTGGACAATCAATCAAGACATATGCCGTCAACGAGTTGCTGTTCTGACTGATAACATGCTGTGCGCTGGCTGGCTTAATGTAGGTGGTCGTGACACATGCTCAGGTGACTCCGGAGGTCCTCTCTATCACCGTGGTGTCGTTGTTGGAGTCACCTCCTTCGGTTATGGATGTGCTGACCCTTGGTCCCCTGGGGTCTATGTAAGAGTCTCACGCTTTACGTCATGGGTTCAAGAACATgcttaa
- the LOC142980782 gene encoding trypsin, alkaline C-like: protein MRFFIVLALCCAAVSAVPRIIGGSVTTVDKYPSIVAVLQSVNHNFVQTCAGSILTRRSILSAARCFMPANVSRYRIRAGSSQANSGGTVYSLSQIFNHPNYNGHDSDISVSRIDGEIIFSNVVRVAPMAGQNYMVRDNEQVWAAGWGAFSLQNLATHSEDLRHVQMWSINQDICRERIDFLTDNMLCAGWLDVGGRDTCSGDMGGPLFDRHGVLVGVTSYGNRCADPRYPGVYVRVTSFTSWITAHVKSFAEI, encoded by the exons ATGCGCTTTTTCATAGTGTTAGCTTTGTGCTGCGCGGCTGTCTCAG CCGTTCCTCGGATAATTGGAGGTTCTGTCACCACCGTTGACAAGTACCCTTCTATAGTTGCCGTCCTACAATCTGTCAACCACAATTTTGTTCAAACCTGTGCTGGAAGTATCTTAACCCGAAGATCTATTCTATCAGCTGCTCGCTGCTTTAT GCCAGCGAATGTTAGTCGTTATCGTATCCGCGCTGGCTCCTCACAGGCCAACAGTGGAGGTACCGTCTACAGTCTCAGCCAGATCTTCAATCACCCCAATTACAATGGCCATGACAGTGACATCTCTGTATCGCGTATTGATGGCGAGATAATATTCAGTAACGTCGTGAGAGTAGCTCCTATGGCTGGCCAAAATTATATGGTGAGGGATAATGAGCAAGTTTGGGCAGCTGGATGGGGTGCTTTTtct TTGCAGAACCTAGCAACTCATTCTGAAGACCTACGTCACGTGCAAATGTGGTCTATCAATCAAGACATTTGTCGTGAGCGCATTGATTTCCTAACAGACAATATGCTGTGCGCGGGCTGGCTCGATGTCGGTGGTCGGGACACTTGCTCGGGGGACATGGGAGGTCCTCTGTTCGACCGTCATGGCGTCCTCGTTGGAGTCACTTCCTACGGTAACAGATGTGCTGACCCGCGGTACCCTGGGGTCTATGTAAGGGTCACAAGCTTCACGTCTTGGATCACTGCTCATGTGAAAAGTTTTGCAGAAATATGA
- the LOC142980476 gene encoding trypsin, alkaline C-like produces MRFFIVLALCCAAVSAVPRIIGGSVTTVDKYPSIVAVLQSVNHNFVQTCAGSILTRRSILSAARCFMPANVSRYRIRAGSSQANSGGTVYSLSEIFNHPNYNGLDSDISVSRVDGEIIFSNVVRAAPRAGPNYMVRDNEQVWAAGWGAFSLQNLATHSEDLRHVQMWSINQDICRERIDFLTDNMLCAGWLDVGGRDTCSGDMGGPLFDRHGVLVGVTSYGNRCADPRYPGVYVRVTSFTSWITARVQSFAEI; encoded by the exons ATGCGCTTTTTCATAGTGTTAGCTTTGTGCTGCGCGGCTGTCTCAG CCGTTCCTCGGATTATTGGAGGTTCTGTCACCACCGTTGACAAGTACCCTTCTATAGTTGCCGTCCTACAATCTGTCAACCACAATTTTGTTCAAACCTGTGCTGGAAGTATCTTAACCCGAAGATCTATTCTATCAGCTGCTCGCTGCTTTAT GCCAGCGAATGTTAGTCGTTATCGTATCCGCGCCGGCTCCTCACAGGCCAACAGTGGAGGTACCGTCTACAGTCTTAGCGAGATCTTCAATCACCCCAATTACAATGGCCTAGACAGTGACATCTCTGTATCGCGTGTTGATGGCGAGATAATATTCAGTAACGTCGTGAGAGCAGCTCCTAGAGCTGGCCCAAATTATATGGTGAGGGATAATGAGCAAGTTTGGGCAGCTGGATGGGGTGCTTTTtct TTGCAGAACCTAGCAACTCATTCTGAAGACCTACGTCACGTGCAAATGTGGTCTATCAATCAAGACATTTGTCGTGAGCGCATTGATTTTCTAACCGACAATATGCTGTGCGCGGGCTGGCTCGATGTCGGTGGTCGGGACACTTGCTCGGGGGACATGGGAGGTCCTCTGTTCGACCGTCATGGCGTCCTCGTTGGAGTCACTTCGTACGGTAACAGATGTGCTGACCCGCGGTACCCTGGGGTCTATGTAAGGGTCACAAGCTTCACGTCTTGGATCACTGCTCGTGTGCAAAGTTTTgcagaaatatga
- the LOC142980475 gene encoding trypsin, alkaline C-like, with protein MRFFIVLALCCAAVSAVPRIIGGSVTTVDKYPSIVAVLQSVNHNFVQTCAGSILTRRSILSAARCFMPANVSRYRIRAGSSQANSGGTVYSLSQIFNHPNYNGHDSDISVSRIDGEIIFSNVVRVAPMAGQNYMVRDNEQVWAAGWGAFSLQNLATHSEDLRHVQMWSINQDICRERIDFLTDNMLCAGWLDVGGRDTCSGDMGGPLFDRHGVLVGVTSYGNRCADPRYPGVYVRVTSFTSWITAHVKSFAEI; from the exons ATGCGCTTTTTCATAGTGTTAGCTTTGTGCTGCGCGGCTGTCTCAG CCGTTCCTCGGATTATTGGAGGTTCTGTCACCACCGTTGACAAGTACCCTTCTATAGTTGCCGTCCTACAATCTGTCAACCACAATTTTGTTCAAACCTGTGCTGGAAGTATCTTAACCCGAAGATCTATTCTATCAGCTGCTCGCTGCTTTAT GCCAGCGAATGTTAGTCGTTATCGTATCCGCGCTGGCTCCTCACAGGCCAACAGTGGAGGTACCGTCTACAGTCTCAGCCAGATCTTCAATCACCCCAATTACAATGGCCATGACAGTGACATCTCTGTATCGCGTATTGATGGCGAGATAATATTCAGTAACGTCGTGAGAGTAGCTCCTATGGCTGGCCAAAATTATATGGTGAGGGATAATGAGCAAGTTTGGGCAGCTGGATGGGGTGCTTTTtct TTGCAGAACCTAGCAACTCATTCTGAAGACCTACGTCACGTGCAAATGTGGTCTATCAATCAAGACATTTGTCGTGAGCGCATTGATTTCCTAACCGACAATATGCTGTGCGCGGGCTGGCTCGATGTCGGTGGTCGGGACACTTGCTCGGGGGACATGGGAGGTCCTCTGTTCGACCGTCATGGCGTCCTCGTTGGAGTCACTTCCTACGGTAACAGATGTGCTGACCCGCGGTACCCTGGGGTCTATGTAAGGGTCACAAGCTTCACGTCTTGGATCACTGCTCATGTGAAAAGTTTTGCAGAAATATGA
- the LOC142980484 gene encoding trypsin, alkaline C-like, which yields MRVLLLVALFVAAASAVPSSQRIVGGSITTINNYPTIIAVLQSINNNFIHGCGGSILNQRSVLSAAHCFDPRAPSSYRLRAGSTTASTGGVVLGISTIFNHPNYVSLDSDISVLRTASPIVYSNVIQPASIAGPNYSLGDNEEVWAAGWGAIAAQGAWSEELRHVQVWTINQDICRQRVAVLTDNMLCAGWLNVGGRDTCSGDSGGPLYHRGVVVGVTSFGYGCADPWYPGVYVRVSRFTSWVQDHA from the exons ATGCGTGTGCTCTTATTGGTGGCTTTGTTCGTTGCGGCTGCCTCag CCGTACCCAGTTCTCAACGCATTGTGGGAGGTTCTATCACTACTATTAACAACTACCCTACGATAATTGCCGTCCTGCAATCgatcaataacaattttattcatgGCTGCGGTGGAAGCATCTTGAATCAAAGATCTGTCCTTTCTGCCGCTCATTGTTTTGA CCCAAGAGCTCCCAGTTCATACCGTCTTCGTGCTGGCTCCACAACAGCCAGCACTGGAGGTGTAGTCCTAGGAATAAGCACTATCTTCAATCACCCGAACTATGTCAGTTTGGACAGTGACATCTCTGTATTGCGCACTGCCAGCCCCATTGTGTACAGCAACGTCATACAACCAGCTTCTATAGCTGGTCCTAACTATTCGCTGGGAGACAATGAAGAAGTCTGGGCTGCTGGATGGGGTGCTATTGCT GCTCAAGGAGCTTGGTCCGAGGAGCTACGTCACGTTCAAGTTTGGACAATCAATCAAGACATATGCCGTCAACGAGTTGCTGTTCTGACTGACAACATGCTGTGCGCTGGCTGGCTTAATGTAGGTGGTCGTGACACATGCTCAGGTGACTCCGGAGGTCCTCTCTATCACCGTGGTGTTGTTGTTGGAGTCACTTCCTTCGGTTATGGATGTGCTGACCCTTGGTACCCTGGGGTCTATGTAAGAGTATCGCGCTTTACGTCGTGGGTACAAGATCACGCGTAA